The genomic stretch TTATACAGAGTTTTACTTGCTAACaactgtgtgcatgtttgtggtgTACCAGAGGAACTTGACAGAGCTGATAGTGGCGGTAGACGTGGCGATCCTTCTGCAGCTCTACGCCAGCATGCTCTTTGAGAGACGCATCCTCATTTTAGCTTGCAAACTCAGCACCGTCAGTCACTTTTCTCTTTTCTCATTTTTTGCATTCAATTTCATGAAGTCAAACTTAACAGTACGCTAATGTGTTGCTCGCAGTTGACATCGTGCGTGCATGCACTTGGGGCTTTGTTGTACCCCATGCAATGGCAGCACATTTTCATCCCAGTCCTTCCACCTCACCTACTGGACTACTGTTGGTGAGTCTCATTGTCTCTGTGTTGCCTGCCTGCCTTCATATATGTACGTCATATTTGGTTATTCCTGTTACAGTGCGCCTATGCCATACCTTATAGGCGTCCACAGTAGTCTATCTGaggtaaaataaaatcataaaataaaagtattttaacAAATCTGTAGCGACCTGATAATGACACTGTGTTTGGCAGAAGGTGAGGAGTCGTGGGTTGGAAGAAGTAGTCATTTTGAATgtggacacaaacacattgGAAAGCCCCTTCAATGACTTGAAGAAGATACCTTCAGATGTGGTAATGgatcctgtgtgtgtttggaatTCAAGTGTCATGGTTCCCATTACGGCAGCAGTGGTtcgcgcgcaaacctcacagctaggagaccagggttcaattccaccctcggccatctctgtgtggagtttgcatgttctccccgtgcatgcgtgggttttctccgggtactccggtttcctcccacattccaaaaacatgctaggttaattggtgactccaaattgtccataggtatgaatgtgagtgtgaatggttgtttgtctatatgtgccctgtgattggctggtgaccagtccagggtgtaccgccgcctctcgcctgaagacagctgggataggctccagcacccccgcgaccctcgtgaggaaaaaacggtagaaaatgaatgaatgaatgaatgaatggttcccaTTACATTTTGCAGCTGACATGGCACCATTTCGGTGACCACTTGGATGTGAtcttgctgggataggctttcaACAGTTTAAGCAgtgtaaaaaaatggatgaatggatggatggaataatgACACTCCAAAATTTGTCAATGCATATTGAATGTTTACTTATATTTTCATGATAGGTCCGCCTTTCCTTTGATCGTGTTATAGtgctaaatgtatatttttccctCAGACGTCTGGACTCAAGCTGTGTTTGAAACGTCAGGCGGTGTCTCCTGGTTGCGGGGTCTCACGGGCCTTCCTCAAGTCCCAGTCGCTGTTGTTTGGAGGATACAGAGATGCACTGCAGACTCTGGAGGTCAGTTTATTATTAACACAGAGTTAGTAGAGTCATATTCACAGATACAATTTATGCGTATGTAGATAATTATTGTGAATTTTCTAAGTTTATGGttatggttgagtggttagcgcacaggccacacagctatctctgtgtggagtttgcatgttctccccgtgcatgcgtgggttttctccgggtactccggtttcctcccacattccaaaaacatgctaggttacttggcgactccaaattgtccataggtatgaatgtgagtgtgaatggttgtttgtctatagtttTGCAGTCTGCAGTTTGAGATGTCAGATATGATATATTAAGAATGTCTAATCTCTTTTGGCAGGGAGGTGAGATCTGCTTCAATAAAGAGTTGTTCCTAGCTCACAAGTCGCCCAGTATGAAGCGGTTTCTGCAGAGTGCCAttcatttacagtttttcaagCAGGTACTGCCCTCTGTTGGACAGATAATCTAATTAACCcctcaaaaaataatttactgtataatcattcaaaagctagctagctagtatgGATGTCAAATGATTTTAGTCATATTAAAAAGGTTTCAAATTAATTATGCAGCtcaaaatgaactgaaaattaaaattatgttaaaagaTATCACCCATGTCtgaaaatgtgtgtatatacaatatgtaatagtagcagaacatttctATGGAGGGCTGCATTCAAGACACCACGTAATTTAAGAACAGTTCACGTTTTCAGTGTACATCACGTCACGTTTTGAGTGCttcttgcaaaaaaaagtgaCGTTAGGGAGCGATGTGAATATTTCTGagtatttctgtttatttacactACACATACACTCGCAATACAGATGTTCTTGTGATTTACATAGTTTCAGTGAATGCAACTCGCTGTTGTCTCGTGACAAGGAAGTATCGTTCTATGGACGAATGACGAGAGACGGGTTTGTGATAGTTTGATGTGCTATACCACTAATTCAATATTTAGTAACAATATttcagtataataatataataatataatgaatataataatatattcagttggagatacatataaTTGCTCTGCTGTTGATGTTCAGGTCCGAAGGTTATAAAACAACAGCAGAGTCTGTTTGACTGTAATCGATATGTGGCTCGCGTTTGTAACTATAACGCACTATTTCTGACAgccttaatatatatatacatagaaagatagatagaagggaggtaaaaaaaaaatggttcctTGCTCTTTCAATATTTACCTCGTCAATATTTACCATCAGTGCGGTAACAGCATGCATATTTATTCAGGTGAATTGGTGCGAGGTGAGCTTAGGTCAACGCTTTACCTTGCACATATACTTTCTTTATTTTATCCCAGAAGAATATGATTTGGAGACAGAAACATTGCTGAATTAAAGGGACAGTcacatgtttattttgtgatatttttcaGTTCATTGATGGGCGTGTGGATATCCTGAACACAGGAAAAGTCCCACAGGACCTCTTTGAAGAGGAGATCCTAAAGTGTGGAGCAACAGGCatgtgcactttttgggggggggatttggATCTGTGTCagacttattttcttttttgtatcattttttttgcagggaAGAGTAAATCTTATCAAGAGTTAGTTGGTAGCCTAAAAGTAaggtattttaataaaaataaaaaaatacaaataatttattgCATTGCATGTCATTGGATAATTTGACATGTCCTTGTTTTGTATATTTGACAGAAAGGGGGAGGAGCGCTGATCCTCAACTTTAGGTCCAAAACAAATAATAGAATGGTGAGTGCAAGCTGGGTTGTGTTTACTGTGCGTAGGAGGGTTTGGTCTTGTGTCTGCTCTACtccaacaactttttttttttttttttttttacaagacaaAGGACATCAGACGTTCTGGTTTGAAAAAACGGTTGAAGCATAAGGTGAGATCATGCTTGCAATGAAACATTTTTAGCTTTTACACTttctgacctgtgtgtgtgtgtgtgtgtgtttgtgtaaggcAGGCTGACAATGAGACACACACTCTTCATAGAGGTGGATCTGTGTCGTACCACTGTGCTCAATCGGACTGCCTGCAGAATCGCCTGCCAATAACACAACACTTTGGAATGGTAGCAACcgcacaatgaaaaaaaaacaacacctgTCAATTACATGAGAGAAATGTAAAGCACAATGTCAACTCTTGCTTTactaatatttgttattttgcaccTTTGTCACTGCTTGTTGTCCGATTGCGTTACTCACCTGATGTACTCACCATCAGTCACGCCCTCGTCGACCTGTTAAATACGGCATCACCCAAGACGAGAGCAGCTCAGTGGTTGGTGACACTTTGACCAGGTGAGGAACATACAcatgtggacaaaagtatttggacacaatttatcaatttattaaCCAATTCTGAAATTATGTGTGGAGACGTGTCATAAAGACATGTTTAGATGAGTATGGAGGAACTTGAGAACCCAGATCTAAACCCTatcaaacaaatatattaaaatgaaaacgTGTATGGCGGCTGcatggtgtttgagtggttagcgcacaggccacacagccaggagactcAGGTTCAATTTCCCCATCGGGCATCTgcgtggcgtttgcatgttctccccgtgcatgcgtgggttttctctgggtactccggtttcctcccacattccaaaaacatgctaggttaattagcgactccaaattgtccataggtatgaatgtgagtgtgaatggttgtttgtctatatgtgccctgtgattatgCTGTTGACCAAAAAAATTCTTtacatttttgaccaaaaatgtgCTGGGCCATGAATGCTGAATAGAATGTGTAGGGTTCCACTCTATTCCATTTCCTGTCGGTGAAATTGaccaggtgtcccaatacttttgtctaaTATTGGACTGTATTTATGCCACATGGATTTTGTGAGTTGTGTTTATGTATCAGGGCGACATCTGGGCCAGTACAGCAGTGTGACTCAGAGCTTCAAAAGAAtgaagacgaggaggaagagTCACTGACGTGTGATCCAGAGGAGATGGATCTGTTAGGAGAGATCTTTGACACGCTCAGCACCCGCAGCTTGCATGGCCGTGGCGTGCTGTACGGCACACGCAGCCTGGATCTGTTTGGACCAGACAGTCATGACTATATTACAAAGGTAAGACAATTGAACTGATATACACAACATTGCAGGTTATATAACCAAATGTCTGCTATTCGTTAATTCTTTTTTTGATTGATGCGATCTGATTGATTTGATCTGATTGACCCATTATGGTCattttcagaatcagaatgcacttcattgtcattttacatatagtagaattaAATTACAgtagctccattttcagtgcaagacagtacgacagtacaaaatatagaaattagaagaataaatagaataaataataaataaagaaggaTTTAATCAGTCCCAGAGTCTGCGGCTTTAGTTTTTCCTACTTTCTTTGAGCTGTTTAAATGACACTGTTCCCGTccgggaggtggacaaaacccaccacacattgatcaggggtcccggcaggacctaaagaaggcgaaaaaaaatcccacttttctgacgctttgttttttgcccgtttttcaagttgggaatcagaaactccaaccacttctgcctgatgctttcCTCTTAAGGAAAGCTCAACAAAATGATATTTGTCTTACATTGGAACACATTTCTTTTGTGCCATTGCTAACACAGTGAACAGCActaaccgggggggggggggggggggggggcctacTGTgtctctgggcatgcccatataaggaagtctgggttCCATTGACATCAGCAAAACTCCATGTtagaaaaaagtgtaaaatagagtgtgcagagccatccaaacatttataggtcaaaaaaaaagaaaagcacaataagtcccctttaagaatatGTTTGTTAATGTGGTTTAAATATGCCCCTCATTTTGATCAATAAACTAgctaaaattaatgaaaattaaatcAACTATTGCAATCAGCACACACTATAATAAACATCCATCCACACATTCACCTTTACGAATTATACATTCTTTgccaatgaatgaatcctaatgaagtgtctagTGAGTGTTAGTAATTGGAATTTGATTGAACTTTTGCTCCTCCTCTTGTGTTTTCAAGTTTGGTTCAGCCAACCAAAGCGAGGAGAACCTCTCTCTGTCCATAAGTGGCAGTGGAAGCCTACATAACTGGAATCCTGAATCCACAGAGGATGCGGCACCTCCGACGGACGACTTTTACTGGTTGAGccttgacacaaacacaacatcgAAGGAGGAGTCAGCATTTGAAAGAGAAGTACAAGATGAGGAGCGAAGAAAAGAAGAGGAAATGAAGGACGCCATAAATGAGAACCACGGAGGAGAAGCGCATGGGAGCTCAATTGAGGTAGAAAAAAAGGAGGAAGCTCCGGAAAGGAGAGTGACTTTTGGACATGGTTCTCTGGAGGAAATAGCTGCACAGAACAAGAGTGATGAGTCAAAAAAGACGCACAATGTTAGAAACAAGACAGGAAAACAACAGGGCGGGGAAAAAACAGCCAGAATGCAGGATGATGCAGCAGAAGAGGTCAATCTGGAGGATGAAACTAAAGAGGTGGGCTTCCAGTCTCAAACTCCCTCCGACGGCTTCTTGGAGAAAAAGAGGACTGAAGGGTTGGTCAGGATGGATGTGCCGTGCAAGAGCAGCGAGAATGTTCAGTCATGTGACCCCAAAACTGAATCGGACACGATCAGCTGCAAGGACGGAGGCCCGACTCCTGTCAAGGTGTCAGAACTCAAAAAGAGATTTGAAGCTCAATGGAGCAGCCACACTGGCTGACTGGAAGAAACCATTTACAacttacaaaacaaaaactgacAAATAAGGCAGCAGCGGTGTGCACATCATTCTCTATttatgtacacatttattttttgtgcgtttcatttttttctacaaaaggTGAACAAAGTGCATTCTAGTTATTGTCTATCGATATCCTTCATGACTGTGTGCAgtgtaaaacatgttttcttttttaatagcgATTACATAgtgtgcaataaaaaaaataaaaaaaaacttcagttCAAGTCATTTGGTACACTGAGAAGTAGGACTTACAGTGCGTCAGAGGATTTGTGGTGCAAAAGTCAAGCTTGGCTCATCACCAGGATGAGTGGCAAGTATCAATCCAAAAACTGACAAAGGCTCAATAATGGAGTTCATTTGTGTGTGGCAATTATCATATGAGGCGTTCTTCCTTGGGTAAGGGGAGTGGCAGGCCGGACTTTTCAGATCGCGTGCCAACCTGTTTTCTCTCCTCATCGCTGGGCCGGTAGGTTCCCTCCAGCCTCCTTTTCTTCTTGATGACACACAGGAGTAACATCACAGCCAAGCAGAGAATGAGCATCACAGTGGAGATGAGTGCTGACAACGTGGGTGGGATGGTCGCCTGCATCGTAATGGTGACGGAGAGCTGAGGAGGAAATATCACATGTAACATGTCAAAAACACAAATTGCTATGAACAAATACAGAAAAGTCATTTCTGCAAATTTGTGAATTATTTTGAAGTTATTCTATATTATTTCCATAGTGCAATGTGGCTGCTATCATTTAGAACTTGCTGGTGGTGCTACTTGCATGACCAACTGCAGAACCATTGACAAAAGAGTAGGGGAAGTGTACCAAATGTGTAGGTGTGAAAGGGGACCAACAATACTCACTTTCAGGactttgtatatacagtaaacctcggatatatcggacattcgctgacaacggacagataaaaaagaaccgatttttctgtaatgcatttccaataaaaattcattgcatatatcggattttttataacggatttcgcctatttcggacaaaatctccagtcccgttccaatgcatttccattaaatttccctcgcatatatcggatggccgcatcgtggcgctccgatttgccaaatcgtgacaggccgctatacgatgtcatttgcagcgtttgcagcgttgcctgcgcgtccaggtacattggaaacatagtcaaggaagtgcctttttataacggataaaatccgatttacgcatataccggatataaatccgatatagtatgcgtaaaacggacattttccggtatacgcatataacggatttcgcttatagcggacaaaaccagtaggaacaattgaatccgatatatccgaggtttactgtagttctggattcctatagagcagctacacacaataatccgcacagaaaactttctagatgtGCCTCTTCcagcagtgtttccatggatttcctaCCTACTGACCAAACAGTctataatttattccaccccccGGCCCTCCTCCTGCCaagcccactccactgtgattggtcacactcccaagtgctcccgaggacttccagaaaCATTGGTCGCcctttactgagtgcaggcaatcttcAGACCACATTAAGGAAGCCCGGGTTGCAGTGAAGTCAGTAACATATACTTTCACACAACCAATGTTAAAAATGCTATGTAAAACTTTAACTGTGCAGGAAATACAGGTTGTACATCAGAGACAGTTTGACCTTTCTATTTCCTTGATtacctatgaaaataaaaagccaacaaGCTTCTCAGAATGAGTTGTATATGACTTTAGAGTTTACAGTCATGGGTTCAGTTAGGACCTGACCCCCAATCCGAGTTTTAGGGGTGCATGTGCAAGGATGTACTGTATACTTCACAGTAGCAAGGaaataatgctacacagaaagTTAAAACCATCATTTGATGCAATAACGCAACAATGTTACAACTTAACTGAATCGTCGTGACAAAATGCCTGATAAGGGTAAAAACAACTATAATTAGGCAATGATTGATGCTTTCATAAGACTGCGGTGGCATGGAATCGTACACTGAAGCGAAGTGTGCCCATCAGTATTGTATTGAGTATGATGTTAATGtgtgacagataaaaaagaaccgatttttctgtaatgcatttccaataaaaattcattgcatatatcagattttttataacggatttcgcctatttcggacaaaatctccagtcccgttccaatgcatttccattaaatttccctcgcatatatcggatggccgcatcgtggcgctccgattcgccgaatcgtgacaggccgctatacgacgtcatttgcagcgtttgcagcgttgcctgcgcgtccaggtacattggaaacatagtcaaggaagtgcctttttataacggataaaatccgatttacgcatacaccggatataaatccgatatatgcgtaaaacggacattttccggtatacgcatataacggatttcgatcggacaaaaccagtgggaacaactgaatccga from Doryrhamphus excisus isolate RoL2022-K1 chromosome 1, RoL_Dexc_1.0, whole genome shotgun sequence encodes the following:
- the dennd1c gene encoding DENN domain-containing protein 1B isoform X1, translated to MLSYLPWFEVFYKLLNNLADYITKGQTSEMKVMLSGLYKQSIPLAAGSITLQMGEQVLVSTDVPHPEVREVVPYFIAPDPRGLPSIPENRNLTELIVAVDVAILLQLYASMLFERRILILACKLSTLTSCVHALGALLYPMQWQHIFIPVLPPHLLDYCCAPMPYLIGVHSSLSEKVRSRGLEEVVILNVDTNTLESPFNDLKKIPSDVTSGLKLCLKRQAVSPGCGVSRAFLKSQSLLFGGYRDALQTLEGGEICFNKELFLAHKSPSMKRFLQSAIHLQFFKQFIDGRVDILNTGKVPQDLFEEEILKCGATGKSKSYQELVGSLKKGGGALILNFRSKTNNRMTKDIRRSGLKKRLKHKADNETHTLHRGGSVSYHCAQSDCLQNRLPITQHFGMSRPRRPVKYGITQDESSSVVGDTLTRATSGPVQQCDSELQKNEDEEEESLTCDPEEMDLLGEIFDTLSTRSLHGRGVLYGTRSLDLFGPDSHDYITKFGSANQSEENLSLSISGSGSLHNWNPESTEDAAPPTDDFYWLSLDTNTTSKEESAFEREVQDEERRKEEEMKDAINENHGGEAHGSSIEVEKKEEAPERRVTFGHGSLEEIAAQNKSDESKKTHNVRNKTGKQQGGEKTARMQDDAAEEVNLEDETKEVGFQSQTPSDGFLEKKRTEGLVRMDVPCKSSENVQSCDPKTESDTISCKDGGPTPVKVSELKKRFEAQWSSHTG
- the dennd1c gene encoding DENN domain-containing protein 1B isoform X2 — translated: MLSYLPWFEVFYKLLNNLADYITKGQTSEMKVMLSGLYKQSIPLAAGSITLQMVPYFIAPDPRGLPSIPENRNLTELIVAVDVAILLQLYASMLFERRILILACKLSTLTSCVHALGALLYPMQWQHIFIPVLPPHLLDYCCAPMPYLIGVHSSLSEKVRSRGLEEVVILNVDTNTLESPFNDLKKIPSDVTSGLKLCLKRQAVSPGCGVSRAFLKSQSLLFGGYRDALQTLEGGEICFNKELFLAHKSPSMKRFLQSAIHLQFFKQFIDGRVDILNTGKVPQDLFEEEILKCGATGKSKSYQELVGSLKKGGGALILNFRSKTNNRMTKDIRRSGLKKRLKHKADNETHTLHRGGSVSYHCAQSDCLQNRLPITQHFGMSRPRRPVKYGITQDESSSVVGDTLTRATSGPVQQCDSELQKNEDEEEESLTCDPEEMDLLGEIFDTLSTRSLHGRGVLYGTRSLDLFGPDSHDYITKFGSANQSEENLSLSISGSGSLHNWNPESTEDAAPPTDDFYWLSLDTNTTSKEESAFEREVQDEERRKEEEMKDAINENHGGEAHGSSIEVEKKEEAPERRVTFGHGSLEEIAAQNKSDESKKTHNVRNKTGKQQGGEKTARMQDDAAEEVNLEDETKEVGFQSQTPSDGFLEKKRTEGLVRMDVPCKSSENVQSCDPKTESDTISCKDGGPTPVKVSELKKRFEAQWSSHTG